Proteins co-encoded in one Spirosoma endbachense genomic window:
- a CDS encoding SusC/RagA family TonB-linked outer membrane protein: MSYLHIPKIGLVLFGLLYQQLALAQSVALAHQQSKTVHTLQVLPAESQKLKEVLTTLSRQHQVSILFEETTVQGITIPADAQLRSGTLAKQLQALLKPYGLTVKKINDQAYYIIKTPTKDSRSSGSTSQAEAALRPSIEGGVSTIQTLGATLPIAAVADIRVSGRVIGENGDGLPGVNVVIKGAVRGTNTDAEGRYQLSVPNGETTLVFSFVGYATQEVVVGSRTTVDIKLLPDNKSLNEVVVVGYGTQSRKNLTSAISTIKPEELNRGAISDVGQLLQGKVPGLNISANGDPNSPAAVVLRGASTINSSQGPFYVIDGVPGADISIIAPDDIASIDVLKDAAATAIYGNRAANGVIMVTTKRGKKGQAQITYSGYVGIEKVSSKLNMMNADQLRAFLTQNGQSFSPADDKGANTNWQDAVERSSAISQNHNVSISGGTDHSTYSASINYLDKQGILQGSSLNRVIARLAVEQYAFNDKVKFGLNVTNSNSNANNTPLRNNVLLQMINHLPVSPITNPDGSYFENFQNTGYFNPAAMINHAKDNTKFNNLVGSLTTHVQLPLGFSYDLNLSYQNSTSLHGESYDSYFTQYNSANFYNNPDPPLVHSLLNFGTNGSALRNTYQTTRKVLETFFTWNKEFGDHSINAVLGYSWQGNVSGDGFQTSSTNFPVDNIGYNNFALSNPYAVSSYRVNFGADGIYQETRLISDFARLNYNYKDRYLVQGSIRRDGSSVFGANNQWGYFPAVGAAWRINQEGFMQNQNLFNDLKLRASYGVTGNSSGFNAYTAQFISGSLGTYYYNGVQTAAYGPTQAANPNLQWEKTATTNIGLDFTVLKGKLSGTLEWYDKNTTGMIYSYRVDPILVPVGSIIANGGSMSNKGVEFSLSATPVSTSKFSWTTGINLAHNTNKITSLTNPLFVGGDSVRTTQPEGNGQTGSTLQILKAGMPLGQFFTLQYAGKNDKGVSQYVSQKGDLTTTPTIGTDYKYLGSPQPKLLVGWTNTLRYGNFDFNVFFRGVFGNKIFNATRADLFRPSTAQFTNILVDVADEKATDVNSFKYSSRFIEDGSYVRLDNATLGYNFKKLGQYVKTIRVYASVNNAFVITGYKGIDPEINQGGIAPGVDANNFYPKTRTILVGLNASF; this comes from the coding sequence ATGTCGTATTTACATATACCCAAAATAGGGCTGGTCTTATTCGGTTTACTCTACCAGCAATTAGCTTTAGCGCAATCGGTCGCTCTGGCCCATCAGCAAAGTAAAACCGTACATACACTTCAGGTATTACCCGCAGAGAGCCAAAAGCTGAAAGAAGTGCTTACGACCCTGAGCCGCCAGCATCAGGTTAGTATTTTGTTTGAAGAAACGACCGTGCAGGGAATCACGATTCCGGCCGATGCACAGCTTCGCTCGGGTACGTTAGCCAAACAGCTCCAGGCCCTTTTGAAACCGTATGGCTTAACTGTCAAAAAAATCAACGATCAGGCGTATTACATTATCAAAACGCCAACCAAAGACAGTCGCTCGTCAGGGAGTACCAGCCAGGCCGAAGCTGCTCTTAGACCGTCTATAGAAGGTGGAGTTTCGACCATACAGACTCTTGGGGCCACATTACCCATCGCGGCAGTTGCCGACATCCGTGTAAGTGGTCGTGTAATTGGCGAAAACGGGGATGGGTTGCCCGGTGTCAATGTCGTGATCAAGGGCGCTGTTCGCGGCACCAATACAGATGCCGAAGGGCGGTATCAACTGAGCGTTCCCAATGGCGAAACGACCCTGGTTTTCAGTTTTGTGGGTTATGCTACCCAGGAGGTTGTTGTAGGTAGCCGTACTACGGTGGATATCAAACTGCTGCCGGATAACAAATCATTGAATGAAGTTGTGGTTGTCGGTTATGGTACGCAATCCCGCAAAAACCTCACTAGCGCTATCAGCACCATTAAACCCGAAGAACTGAACCGGGGAGCCATCAGTGATGTAGGGCAATTGTTGCAGGGTAAAGTTCCGGGCCTGAATATTTCGGCCAATGGTGATCCGAACAGTCCGGCTGCGGTTGTCTTGCGGGGCGCATCGACGATTAACAGTTCGCAGGGGCCGTTCTATGTCATTGATGGCGTGCCCGGTGCCGATATTTCGATCATTGCGCCCGATGATATTGCCTCAATCGATGTGCTGAAAGATGCGGCTGCCACTGCCATTTACGGAAACCGGGCGGCCAATGGGGTGATTATGGTCACGACGAAACGGGGTAAAAAAGGCCAGGCGCAGATCACCTACAGTGGTTATGTAGGCATTGAAAAGGTATCCAGCAAACTGAACATGATGAATGCCGATCAGCTGCGGGCCTTTCTGACGCAAAATGGGCAATCGTTTTCACCGGCCGACGATAAAGGAGCGAATACAAACTGGCAGGATGCCGTTGAGCGGAGTTCGGCCATTTCGCAAAACCATAACGTTTCAATTAGTGGCGGCACCGATCATAGTACCTACAGTGCCAGTATCAACTACCTCGATAAGCAGGGAATTTTGCAGGGTAGCTCGCTGAACCGGGTTATTGCCCGCCTGGCGGTTGAGCAGTATGCCTTTAACGATAAAGTGAAATTTGGTCTGAACGTGACCAATTCGAACAGCAATGCCAACAACACGCCCTTGCGTAATAATGTGCTGTTGCAGATGATCAATCACTTGCCCGTATCACCCATTACAAACCCGGATGGCAGCTATTTTGAAAATTTTCAGAATACGGGCTATTTCAATCCGGCGGCTATGATTAATCATGCGAAGGACAATACGAAATTCAATAATCTGGTGGGGTCATTAACAACCCATGTACAGCTTCCGTTAGGATTCTCGTATGATCTGAATCTATCGTACCAGAATTCGACATCCCTGCATGGCGAATCCTACGACAGTTATTTTACCCAGTACAACAGTGCCAACTTCTACAACAATCCTGATCCTCCACTGGTCCACAGCCTGCTGAATTTCGGGACGAATGGGTCGGCGCTCAGAAACACCTACCAAACCACGCGCAAGGTGCTGGAAACCTTTTTTACCTGGAACAAAGAATTCGGTGATCACTCGATAAACGCCGTATTGGGCTATTCGTGGCAGGGTAACGTTTCGGGCGATGGCTTTCAGACATCGAGTACCAACTTCCCTGTCGATAATATCGGCTACAATAATTTCGCCCTCAGTAACCCCTATGCGGTGTCATCGTATCGGGTGAATTTTGGGGCCGACGGTATTTATCAGGAAACCCGGTTAATTTCTGACTTTGCCCGCCTGAACTACAATTACAAAGACCGGTATCTGGTGCAGGGGTCGATTCGGCGCGATGGTAGCTCGGTATTTGGGGCCAACAATCAGTGGGGTTACTTCCCTGCGGTCGGTGCTGCCTGGCGCATTAATCAGGAAGGATTTATGCAAAACCAGAACCTGTTTAATGACCTGAAATTACGGGCCAGCTATGGTGTTACGGGGAATTCGTCGGGGTTCAATGCTTACACTGCTCAATTCATATCGGGTAGCCTCGGTACGTATTATTACAACGGTGTTCAAACGGCTGCCTACGGTCCAACTCAGGCTGCCAACCCCAATTTGCAGTGGGAGAAAACGGCTACAACCAATATTGGTCTCGACTTTACGGTCCTGAAAGGGAAACTGAGCGGTACGCTCGAATGGTACGACAAGAATACGACCGGTATGATCTATTCGTATCGCGTTGATCCCATTCTGGTTCCAGTCGGTAGCATTATTGCCAACGGGGGAAGCATGAGCAACAAAGGGGTCGAGTTTAGTTTAAGCGCTACTCCAGTCAGCACGTCTAAATTCAGCTGGACAACGGGCATCAATCTGGCGCATAACACCAATAAAATCACCAGCCTGACCAATCCACTTTTTGTGGGTGGCGATTCCGTTCGAACCACCCAGCCTGAAGGCAATGGACAAACGGGCAGCACCCTGCAGATATTAAAGGCAGGAATGCCGTTGGGCCAATTCTTCACGCTTCAGTACGCGGGAAAAAATGACAAAGGTGTTTCGCAGTATGTGAGTCAGAAAGGTGACCTCACCACAACGCCGACGATCGGCACCGATTATAAATACCTGGGAAGCCCGCAGCCGAAACTTCTCGTAGGCTGGACGAACACACTTCGTTACGGCAACTTCGATTTTAACGTGTTTTTCCGGGGTGTTTTCGGGAATAAAATTTTCAACGCTACCCGTGCCGATCTGTTCCGGCCCAGCACGGCGCAGTTTACCAATATTCTGGTCGACGTAGCGGACGAAAAAGCCACTGATGTCAACTCATTCAAGTACTCCAGCCGGTTTATTGAAGATGGTAGCTACGTGCGTCTGGACAACGCGACGCTGGGCTATAATTTCAAAAAACTGGGCCAGTATGTAAAAACCATTCGGGTCTATGCATCGGTCAATAATGCGTTCGTCATAACCGGCTATAAAGGAATTGACCCTGAAATCAATCAGGGAGGCATTGCGCCGGGCGTAGACGCCAATAACTTCTACCCAAAAACCCGCACCATTCTGGTGGGCCTAAACGCGTCATTCTAA